In one window of Nocardia brasiliensis DNA:
- a CDS encoding MarR family winged helix-turn-helix transcriptional regulator, with protein MTDPHWLDDVEMRAWVGFVRTRDLIAAAVGRDSTRESNLTYVEYSVLAFLSGTPDHRCTFADLALSLEWSQSRLSHQITRMEKRGLVVREPIPDDARRTAARLTQRGAEVLTGAAPAHVNSVRRHMIDVLDRQQLAALADIYDTLLAHHRKATSEN; from the coding sequence GTGACCGATCCCCATTGGCTCGATGACGTCGAAATGCGCGCATGGGTGGGTTTCGTGCGCACACGCGACCTCATCGCCGCGGCGGTCGGGCGGGACTCGACACGGGAGTCCAACCTCACCTACGTCGAGTACTCGGTGCTGGCCTTCCTGAGCGGCACCCCGGATCACCGGTGCACCTTCGCCGATCTCGCCCTCAGCCTGGAGTGGTCGCAGAGCAGGCTCTCGCACCAGATCACCCGAATGGAGAAGCGCGGGTTGGTCGTTCGCGAACCCATCCCCGACGACGCGCGGCGCACCGCGGCGCGGCTGACCCAGCGCGGCGCCGAGGTGCTGACCGGCGCCGCGCCAGCGCACGTGAACAGCGTGCGCAGGCACATGATCGACGTGCTGGACCGGCAGCAGCTGGCCGCGCTCGCCGACATCTACGACACCCTGCTCGCCCACCACCGCAAGGCGACCAGCGAGAACTGA
- the mftD gene encoding pre-mycofactocin synthase MftD (MftD, an enzyme found in the mycofactocin biosynthesis locus, performs an oxidative deamination of 3-amino-5-[(p-hydroxyphenyl)methyl]-4,4-dimethyl-2-pyrrolidinone (AHDP). The resulting compound, now called pre-mycofactocin (PMFT), is a biologically active redox cofactor that can oxidize the non-exchangeable NADH of TIGR03971 family SDR-type oxidoreductases.): protein MNPWFETVAEAQRRAKKRLPKSVYGALIAGSERGQTIEDNQRAFTELGFAPHVAGPIGTRDQSTTVLGQQLSMPVLISPTGVQAVHPDGEVAVARAAAARGIAMGLSSFASKPIEEVIAANPATFFQLYWCGGKDEIAQRMARAKAAGAVGLILTLDWSFSHGRDWGSPVIPERLDLRTMLKFAPQTLARPRWLAAYVRSGHIPDLTAPNMAIGDAAAPGFFGAYGEWMGTPPPDWADVRWICAQWDGPVLLKGVIRVDDALRAVDAGVAAISVSNHGGNNLDGTPASIRALPAIADAVGDQIEVLLDGGIRRGSDVVKAVALGARAVLLGRAYLWGLAANGQAGVENVLDILRGGIDSALLGLRKTSVTELERADLVVPDGFERALGVPAPAPGESGTAATDSSRAVTASGAAEPVAIG from the coding sequence ATGAACCCATGGTTCGAAACCGTCGCCGAGGCGCAGCGGCGTGCGAAGAAACGACTGCCGAAGTCGGTGTACGGCGCGCTGATCGCCGGATCGGAACGCGGGCAGACCATCGAGGACAACCAGCGGGCCTTCACCGAACTCGGTTTCGCGCCCCATGTCGCGGGCCCGATCGGCACCCGCGACCAGTCGACGACCGTACTCGGCCAACAGCTTTCGATGCCGGTGCTGATCTCGCCGACCGGCGTGCAGGCGGTGCACCCCGACGGTGAGGTCGCGGTCGCCCGTGCGGCCGCGGCGCGTGGCATCGCGATGGGGCTCAGTTCGTTCGCCAGCAAGCCGATCGAAGAGGTGATCGCCGCCAACCCCGCGACCTTCTTCCAGTTGTATTGGTGCGGCGGTAAAGACGAGATCGCGCAGCGGATGGCGCGCGCGAAGGCCGCGGGCGCGGTCGGCTTGATCCTGACCCTGGACTGGTCGTTCTCGCACGGCAGGGACTGGGGGAGTCCGGTGATCCCGGAGCGGCTCGATCTGCGCACCATGCTGAAGTTCGCGCCGCAGACCCTGGCCCGGCCGCGCTGGCTCGCGGCCTACGTGAGGTCCGGGCACATCCCCGACCTCACCGCGCCGAACATGGCGATCGGCGACGCCGCGGCCCCCGGGTTCTTCGGCGCCTACGGCGAATGGATGGGCACGCCGCCGCCGGACTGGGCCGATGTGCGCTGGATCTGCGCACAGTGGGACGGACCGGTGCTGCTCAAGGGCGTGATCCGGGTCGACGACGCGTTGCGCGCGGTGGACGCGGGCGTCGCCGCCATCTCGGTGTCCAATCACGGCGGCAACAACCTCGACGGCACGCCCGCCTCGATCCGGGCGCTGCCCGCCATCGCCGACGCCGTCGGCGATCAGATCGAGGTGCTGCTCGACGGTGGCATCCGGCGCGGTAGCGATGTGGTCAAGGCGGTGGCCCTCGGTGCGCGCGCGGTGCTGCTCGGGCGCGCCTACCTGTGGGGTCTGGCCGCCAATGGGCAAGCGGGCGTGGAGAACGTGCTCGACATCCTGCGCGGCGGCATCGATTCGGCGCTGCTCGGCCTGCGTAAGACCAGTGTCACCGAACTCGAACGCGCCGATCTGGTGGTGCCGGACGGATTCGAGCGCGCGCTCGGTGTGCCCGCCCCGGCGCCGGGTGAGTCCGGCACGGCCGCAACGGATTCGAGCCGGGCGGTCACGGCTTCGGGTGCGGCCGAGCCGGTGGCCATCGGCTGA